A stretch of the Chlorobiota bacterium genome encodes the following:
- a CDS encoding DUF3276 family protein: MENANELKTIQIRAGKRTYFIDVNTASNGNKYLKINESLYESEGKYKRNGIMVFENHIKEFIDAIISSVKQFPNPKKEINEVPF; encoded by the coding sequence ATGGAAAATGCAAATGAACTAAAAACAATCCAGATTCGTGCTGGAAAAAGAACTTATTTTATTGATGTAAATACAGCTTCAAATGGTAATAAGTATTTGAAAATAAACGAAAGTTTATATGAGTCTGAAGGTAAATACAAACGTAATGGGATTATGGTATTTGAGAATCATATCAAAGAGTTTATTGATGCAATAATAAGCTCTGTGAAGCAATTTCCAAATCCAAAAAAAGAGATTAATGAAGTTCCATTTTAA
- the hemH gene encoding ferrochelatase: MPNKKGILIVNLGTPDSFKKKDVKKYLIEFLTDKRVIDYSFLLRNFLVRFLIIPLRLNRVVKLYENLWLKEGSPLMYHGLNLLAKVKEKLGDEYSVELAMRYQNPSIKIGLEKLKQQKVSSITVLPLFPQYASATSGSVAEKVIKEISNWNVIPELKIIQAFYIHPKFIKAFAENGKKFLAENKYDHILFSYHGIPERHLRNAGKDFNKCNFPDCASNCSQGKDENMYCYRSSCYETSYLIAKELGLKEDDYSICFQSRLGKEPWLEPYSEEVSAELPKNGKKKVLAFSPAFVADCLETTSEVGEEYKEIFMHNGGEQWDLVESLNSSDLWVECVCEIVK; encoded by the coding sequence ATGCCAAACAAAAAAGGAATTTTAATTGTAAATTTAGGTACACCAGATAGTTTTAAAAAAAAGGATGTTAAAAAATATTTAATTGAATTTTTAACTGATAAAAGAGTGATTGATTATTCTTTTTTGTTAAGAAATTTTTTAGTAAGATTTTTAATAATTCCATTAAGACTAAATAGAGTTGTTAAATTATATGAAAATCTTTGGTTAAAAGAAGGATCACCATTAATGTACCACGGTTTAAATTTATTAGCTAAAGTTAAAGAAAAATTAGGGGATGAATATTCTGTTGAATTAGCTATGAGGTATCAAAACCCAAGTATAAAAATAGGTTTAGAAAAGTTAAAACAACAAAAAGTTTCTAGTATTACTGTATTGCCCTTATTCCCGCAGTATGCATCTGCAACAAGTGGTTCGGTTGCTGAAAAGGTAATAAAAGAGATTTCAAATTGGAATGTAATACCTGAATTAAAAATTATCCAAGCTTTTTACATTCATCCAAAGTTTATAAAAGCGTTTGCTGAAAATGGAAAAAAATTTCTAGCAGAAAATAAATATGATCATATATTATTTAGTTACCATGGTATTCCAGAAAGGCATTTAAGGAATGCAGGTAAAGATTTTAACAAATGTAATTTCCCAGATTGCGCTAGTAATTGCTCACAAGGAAAAGATGAAAATATGTATTGTTATAGATCATCTTGTTATGAAACTTCATATTTAATTGCAAAAGAATTAGGTTTAAAAGAAGATGATTACTCAATTTGTTTCCAATCAAGATTGGGTAAAGAGCCTTGGTTAGAGCCATATTCAGAAGAAGTGTCTGCTGAATTACCCAAAAATGGAAAAAAGAAAGTACTTGCTTTCTCACCAGCATTTGTAGCAGATTGTTTGGAAACAACTTCAGAAGTTGGTGAAGAATATAAAGAGATTTTTATGCATAATGGTGGAGAGCAATGGGATTTAGTTGAGAGTTTAAATAGTAGTGACTTATGGGTGGAATGTGTTTGTGAAATAGTCAAGTAA
- the gcvT gene encoding glycine cleavage system aminomethyltransferase GcvT, with protein sequence MSDKLKRTSLFDIHEKLGAKIVPFAGFEMPVSYKGIISEHLAVRNNAGLFDVSHMGEVSVTGESALEFIQKITINDASVLINGQAQYSAMCLKNGGIIDDLLVYKRDENNYLLVINASNIDKDFNWMLENKIDGVELTNVSDEYSLLALQGPKSLEILQQLTETNLSKIEYYYFVEGYINGVKAIISRTGYTGELGFELYISSNKFDCESVWNSIMEKGSVYGIEPTGLGARDTLRLEMGYCLYGNDVDETTNPIEAGLGWITKINKNDFNGKSVIVETKMEGPKRKLVAIELLERAIPRHGYEVSKDGKIIGVITSGTMSPSLNKGIAMGYVETQYSKAGTELNVLIRGNESMGIVVKTPFLKK encoded by the coding sequence ATGTCTGATAAATTAAAAAGAACATCGCTATTTGATATTCATGAAAAATTAGGAGCTAAAATTGTACCTTTTGCTGGCTTTGAAATGCCAGTTTCATATAAAGGAATTATTTCTGAACATTTGGCTGTAAGAAATAATGCTGGACTATTTGATGTTTCCCATATGGGCGAAGTATCAGTAACAGGTGAAAGTGCTTTAGAATTTATTCAAAAAATCACTATAAATGATGCAAGTGTATTAATAAATGGTCAGGCTCAATATAGTGCAATGTGTCTAAAAAATGGAGGGATTATTGATGACTTATTGGTTTATAAAAGAGATGAAAATAATTATTTATTAGTTATTAATGCATCAAACATAGACAAAGATTTCAATTGGATGCTTGAAAATAAAATTGATGGTGTAGAGCTAACTAATGTTTCCGATGAATATTCTTTATTAGCATTACAAGGACCAAAATCACTGGAGATTTTACAACAATTAACTGAAACAAATTTAAGTAAAATTGAATATTATTATTTTGTTGAAGGTTATATAAATGGTGTAAAGGCTATTATTTCAAGAACTGGTTACACTGGTGAGTTAGGATTTGAATTGTATATTTCTAGCAATAAATTTGATTGTGAATCAGTATGGAATTCAATTATGGAAAAAGGATCTGTATATGGAATTGAACCTACTGGTCTTGGAGCTAGAGACACACTTAGATTGGAAATGGGTTATTGCTTATATGGAAATGATGTTGATGAAACGACAAATCCAATTGAAGCTGGATTGGGTTGGATTACTAAGATTAACAAAAATGATTTTAATGGTAAATCGGTGATAGTTGAAACAAAAATGGAAGGTCCTAAAAGAAAACTTGTTGCTATAGAATTGCTTGAAAGAGCTATTCCAAGACATGGCTATGAGGTTTCAAAAGATGGAAAAATTATTGGAGTAATTACAAGTGGAACTATGTCTCCAAGTTTGAATAAGGGAATAGCAATGGGTTATGTAGAAACTCAATATTCTAAAGCTGGTACAGAATTAAATGTTTTGATAAGAGGCAATGAATCAATGGGAATTGTTGTGAAAACTCCATTCCTAAAAAAATAA
- a CDS encoding tetratricopeptide repeat protein: MTKNIMRFLFLFFILFSVNKLKADAIDDNIMKGLELLYNVNFDEAKSYFDKSISIDPTDPRGYLFSSNVHLWSYLFDNKDEQLSYFITLNDKTISVAEKRIKNNPNDIRSKLMLGMAYGYRAIGNIRAENFVAGAMSGRTCYDKLMEVVKVNNKEWDAYLGLGIFHFAFGSIPQIGQFVTGLSGIKGDSKLGLQEILVTSARGYYFKHDAKFINALLDIYYKNEKSKGLGVLQDMNIKYPKSVPLYYVIGTAYSEAGEVQKALPYFDKIIKDNNKDFKVFTALSYARSGMSYFLMNDFSKSKIYLQSFLKNYNEKLFKTQVWSYLGICYEIEGNRENALKSYQRAKSTFGKTGEDISSKIKIMKLISNPLDAIDIDIIKGLNFIQVENFNDALTISKKLSNQQKLKPEQISQINYILGSAYFGLKNYNIANDFFAKAIASSVNSEEKWVPPFCYFYMSEGFKILGDLKKSKDYLQSARNFKNYENEHLLRFKIERNITLID; this comes from the coding sequence ATGACAAAAAATATTATGAGGTTTCTATTTCTTTTTTTTATACTATTCTCAGTTAATAAATTAAAGGCTGATGCAATAGATGATAACATTATGAAAGGTTTAGAATTACTATACAATGTAAATTTCGACGAGGCTAAATCATACTTTGACAAATCTATTTCAATAGATCCAACAGATCCAAGGGGTTATCTTTTCAGCTCAAATGTTCACCTTTGGAGTTACTTATTCGATAATAAAGATGAACAATTATCTTACTTCATAACATTAAATGATAAAACAATTTCTGTAGCTGAAAAAAGAATTAAAAATAATCCAAATGATATTCGAAGTAAATTGATGTTAGGAATGGCTTATGGTTATAGAGCTATTGGAAACATTAGAGCTGAAAATTTTGTTGCAGGTGCTATGTCAGGAAGAACTTGTTACGATAAATTAATGGAGGTTGTTAAAGTTAACAATAAAGAATGGGATGCTTATTTGGGACTTGGGATTTTCCATTTTGCATTTGGTTCAATACCTCAAATTGGACAGTTTGTTACAGGACTTTCAGGTATAAAAGGAGATTCAAAATTAGGTCTTCAAGAAATATTAGTTACATCTGCAAGGGGATATTATTTCAAGCATGATGCCAAATTTATAAATGCTTTATTAGATATTTACTATAAGAATGAGAAATCTAAAGGGCTAGGAGTACTTCAAGATATGAATATTAAATATCCTAAAAGTGTACCTTTATATTATGTGATTGGAACAGCTTACAGTGAGGCAGGGGAAGTACAAAAAGCTTTACCATATTTTGATAAGATAATAAAAGATAATAATAAAGATTTCAAAGTATTTACAGCATTGAGTTATGCAAGATCTGGCATGTCATATTTTTTGATGAATGATTTCTCTAAATCAAAAATTTACTTGCAATCTTTTCTAAAAAATTATAACGAGAAATTATTCAAAACTCAAGTTTGGTCATACCTTGGTATTTGTTACGAAATTGAGGGGAATAGAGAAAATGCATTAAAATCATATCAACGTGCAAAATCAACTTTTGGTAAAACTGGAGAAGATATTTCTTCAAAAATTAAAATAATGAAGTTAATTTCTAATCCTTTAGATGCAATTGATATTGATATTATAAAGGGATTAAATTTTATTCAAGTGGAAAATTTCAATGATGCTTTAACAATTTCAAAAAAATTATCTAATCAACAAAAACTGAAACCAGAACAAATCTCACAAATTAATTATATCTTAGGCTCAGCATATTTTGGATTGAAAAATTACAATATTGCAAATGATTTTTTTGCAAAGGCAATTGCTTCCTCTGTAAATAGTGAAGAAAAATGGGTACCTCCATTTTGTTATTTTTATATGAGTGAAGGGTTTAAAATATTAGGTGATTTAAAAAAATCAAAAGATTATTTACAGAGTGCTAGAAATTTTAAAAATTATGAGAATGAGCATTTGTTAAGATTTAAAATTGAAAGGAATATTACATTAATAGATTAA
- the priA gene encoding primosomal protein N', with amino-acid sequence MLVEVAVPVPLFQTFTYKLPEEFLILTHIGCRVIVPFGKRTFTGIIISFIESSSIPKLKSVLDVLDESPAISPRMIKFANWLSEYYLSPIGETLKTMLPQGMSNESSQLIQLNDINYYDVIQELRKSAPRQSAIITALTDHKEGIQLSSLRKAVGSNNLTTQLKSLEEKGYINISSFTKKLIKPKTCLAIKLNDSFLLNEEKLKILLNDLDLKAPKQADIMLALLYQLDKNKTEHILASNILSITNASESALKGLLNKKAIEIYEIEISREDVISLDSYENLKVNSLPIIPNSEQKILIDEINNSIDSDIYKCFLLHGVTGSGKTIVYIEAIKNCIKNKKTALMLVPEIALTMQLVERFTLIFGNRVVVMHSRMSEGERYDGWRRVNENGCDLVIGARSALFAPLKNLGLIIVDEEHESSFKQYDQQPRYQARDAAVVRGSIEGTVVILGSATPSVESYFNALNGKYKLIELNQRADKATEPKMIIVDIAKARKENKMIGALSDKLIELIKQKKIKNEGVILFQNRRGFATRIECSNCSHSPMCPNCAVALTYHKTKDELHCHYCNYQRIVEKSCTICGSKDLKQPGVGTQKVEEELLEKIADIKVLRMDLDTTSKKGSHKKILDDFAIGNADVLLGTQMVTKGLDFNRVSLVGVVSADSSLMIPDFRSSERTYQLITQVAGRAGRRSGLEADVIIQTSQPENPAIQSSFTKDYLSMFHYEIQNRKELRYPPFSRFIVIEIRSEDKTLAEGHSEIFKKLLPSKDLSMEILGPSPALIWKLRSLYRFQIIVKNIKIIDPSGKKFMKIFTSAYDTYMKRFAKKDVQIIIDVDAQGI; translated from the coding sequence ATGTTAGTTGAAGTTGCTGTTCCAGTCCCATTATTCCAGACGTTTACTTACAAACTTCCAGAAGAATTTTTAATCTTAACACATATTGGTTGTAGAGTAATTGTACCATTTGGAAAAAGAACATTTACAGGAATAATTATATCCTTTATTGAATCATCAAGTATACCCAAATTAAAATCAGTATTAGATGTATTAGATGAATCACCTGCAATTTCCCCAAGAATGATAAAATTTGCTAATTGGTTAAGTGAATATTACTTATCACCAATTGGTGAAACTTTGAAAACTATGTTACCTCAAGGAATGAGTAATGAATCTTCACAGTTAATTCAATTAAACGATATAAATTATTATGATGTAATCCAAGAATTGAGGAAATCAGCTCCTAGGCAAAGCGCAATTATTACTGCATTAACAGATCATAAAGAAGGAATACAATTATCATCACTCAGAAAAGCAGTTGGTTCAAATAATTTAACAACCCAACTTAAATCGTTAGAAGAGAAAGGATATATAAACATAAGTAGTTTTACAAAAAAATTAATTAAACCTAAAACATGCCTAGCTATAAAATTAAATGATTCATTTTTATTAAATGAAGAAAAATTAAAAATTTTACTAAATGATTTAGACTTAAAAGCCCCTAAGCAAGCAGATATAATGCTTGCTTTGCTTTACCAACTAGATAAAAACAAAACTGAACATATTTTAGCAAGTAATATTTTATCAATTACAAATGCTAGTGAGTCAGCATTAAAGGGCTTACTTAATAAGAAAGCAATTGAAATTTATGAAATTGAAATTTCTCGTGAAGATGTGATTAGCTTAGATTCTTATGAAAATTTGAAAGTAAATTCATTACCTATAATTCCAAATTCAGAACAAAAAATTTTAATTGATGAAATCAATAATTCAATTGATTCAGATATTTATAAATGTTTTCTATTACATGGTGTAACTGGTTCTGGTAAAACTATAGTTTACATTGAAGCAATAAAAAATTGTATTAAAAATAAAAAAACTGCTTTAATGTTGGTTCCTGAAATAGCATTAACCATGCAATTAGTTGAAAGATTTACATTAATTTTTGGTAATAGAGTTGTGGTTATGCATTCAAGGATGAGTGAAGGTGAAAGATATGATGGATGGAGAAGGGTAAATGAAAATGGATGTGATTTAGTTATAGGTGCAAGGTCTGCATTGTTTGCTCCATTAAAAAATTTAGGCTTAATAATTGTTGATGAAGAGCATGAAAGCAGCTTCAAACAATATGATCAACAGCCAAGATATCAAGCACGAGATGCTGCTGTTGTACGAGGTTCAATTGAAGGAACAGTTGTTATACTTGGATCAGCAACTCCTTCAGTTGAATCTTACTTCAATGCATTAAATGGGAAGTATAAACTTATTGAGCTAAATCAAAGAGCAGATAAAGCTACTGAACCAAAAATGATAATTGTCGATATTGCAAAAGCTAGAAAAGAGAACAAAATGATAGGAGCTTTATCAGATAAATTGATTGAATTAATTAAACAAAAGAAAATTAAAAATGAGGGGGTTATTTTATTCCAAAATAGAAGGGGTTTTGCTACTAGAATTGAATGTTCTAATTGTTCACATTCTCCAATGTGCCCTAACTGTGCTGTAGCTTTAACATACCACAAAACAAAAGATGAACTACATTGTCATTATTGTAATTATCAAAGAATTGTTGAAAAAAGTTGTACTATTTGCGGAAGTAAAGATTTAAAACAACCAGGCGTTGGTACTCAAAAAGTGGAGGAAGAATTGTTAGAAAAAATTGCAGATATTAAAGTACTTAGAATGGATTTAGACACTACTTCTAAAAAAGGTTCACACAAAAAAATATTAGATGATTTTGCAATTGGAAATGCTGATGTTTTGTTAGGAACACAAATGGTAACTAAAGGATTAGATTTTAATAGAGTATCATTAGTTGGAGTTGTTTCAGCAGATTCATCTTTAATGATTCCAGACTTTCGTTCATCAGAAAGAACTTATCAATTAATAACTCAAGTTGCTGGAAGAGCAGGAAGAAGAAGTGGTCTTGAAGCAGACGTAATTATACAAACATCTCAACCAGAAAATCCTGCAATACAATCTAGCTTTACTAAAGACTATTTGTCTATGTTCCATTATGAAATACAAAATAGAAAAGAACTTAGATATCCTCCATTTTCAAGATTTATAGTTATAGAAATTAGAAGTGAAGACAAAACTTTAGCAGAAGGTCATTCTGAAATTTTTAAAAAATTATTACCTTCAAAAGATTTAAGTATGGAAATTCTCGGTCCATCACCTGCTTTAATTTGGAAGTTAAGAAGTTTGTATAGATTTCAAATTATTGTAAAAAATATTAAAATAATAGATCCAAGCGGGAAAAAATTTATGAAAATCTTTACATCAGCATATGATACTTATATGAAAAGATTTGCAAAAAAAGATGTTCAAATAATTATCGATGTTGATGCTCAGGGGATATAA
- the recN gene encoding DNA repair protein RecN: protein MLQSLYINNFALIEELTINFKSGFNVLTGETGAGKSILIGALGLLLGERSNQESIRTGCEKAIIEGKFTIEHNEPAHSVLIKHEYANGEELIIRRELTLKGTSRAFINDSPVPLNILKELGVNLVDLHGQHDHQMLLDNETHIDMLDNAGGLEKILFDYKTSYQKLNFKLKELSTILNREVQLREKQDLYRYHLDQINEVSPDPNEDEIIKQELLILENSERIVSSINSINYSLYEDENSARDRILRARNILDQLLIIDPVFQEQRDEIVNSVAIIDEIMKFLQSYSSKIDYSSERLENRRERLSQINSLRKRFGGTLESVLAYKNKVESEIELSNNFDLEIVKIKNEIFSLKKIAGEFALRLSQKRKETARKIEKSIEKTLSQLGIEKSKFIVDILLINNSESTVLSDNIEFKANEKGIDNIEFFISTNKGEEPKPLVKVASGGEISRVMLALKTILAKNNKLPLLVFDEIDTGISGRIASKVGNAMKNLADFHQIIAITHLAQIAAMGHHHYVVEKITKKERNITSVRILSDLEHITEVARIMSSDNITETSLKMAKELIDKQL, encoded by the coding sequence TTGCTACAATCTTTATACATAAATAACTTCGCATTAATTGAAGAATTAACAATTAATTTTAAAAGTGGATTTAATGTTTTAACTGGAGAAACAGGAGCAGGTAAATCAATTCTAATTGGTGCTTTAGGTTTGCTGCTTGGAGAAAGATCTAATCAAGAATCAATTCGTACTGGTTGTGAAAAAGCAATTATAGAAGGTAAGTTTACTATTGAACATAATGAACCTGCACATTCTGTACTAATTAAGCATGAATATGCAAACGGAGAAGAACTTATTATAAGAAGAGAACTTACTTTGAAAGGTACTTCTAGAGCTTTTATAAATGACTCTCCAGTACCTTTGAATATATTGAAAGAATTAGGTGTTAATTTAGTTGATTTGCATGGTCAACATGATCATCAAATGCTACTAGACAATGAGACTCATATTGATATGCTAGATAATGCTGGTGGACTTGAAAAAATATTATTTGATTATAAAACTTCTTACCAAAAACTCAATTTTAAACTTAAAGAACTTTCAACAATTTTAAATAGAGAAGTTCAATTAAGAGAAAAACAAGATTTGTACAGATATCATTTAGATCAAATTAATGAAGTTTCTCCAGACCCAAATGAAGATGAGATAATAAAACAAGAGCTATTGATTTTGGAAAATTCTGAAAGAATTGTTAGCTCAATAAATAGTATTAATTATTCATTGTATGAAGATGAAAATTCTGCCAGAGACCGCATTTTAAGAGCTAGGAATATTCTTGATCAACTTTTAATTATAGATCCTGTATTTCAAGAACAAAGAGATGAAATTGTGAATTCAGTTGCAATTATAGATGAGATAATGAAATTTTTGCAAAGTTATTCATCAAAGATAGATTATAGTTCTGAACGATTAGAAAACAGAAGAGAAAGATTATCGCAGATAAACTCATTAAGAAAAAGATTTGGAGGAACTTTAGAAAGTGTATTAGCATACAAAAATAAAGTTGAGTCAGAGATTGAGTTATCTAATAATTTTGATTTAGAAATAGTTAAAATAAAAAATGAAATATTTTCACTCAAAAAAATTGCTGGAGAATTCGCATTAAGATTATCTCAAAAAAGAAAAGAGACTGCTAGAAAAATTGAAAAATCTATTGAGAAAACTTTATCTCAACTTGGCATAGAAAAAAGTAAATTTATTGTTGATATATTATTGATAAATAATTCTGAATCAACTGTTTTGAGTGATAATATAGAATTCAAAGCAAATGAAAAAGGGATAGACAACATTGAGTTCTTTATTTCAACTAATAAAGGAGAAGAACCAAAGCCATTGGTTAAAGTTGCTTCTGGAGGTGAAATTAGCAGAGTCATGCTTGCATTGAAAACAATTTTAGCAAAAAACAATAAATTACCTTTACTTGTTTTTGATGAAATAGATACTGGAATTTCTGGTAGAATTGCTTCTAAGGTAGGAAATGCAATGAAAAACTTGGCAGATTTCCATCAAATTATTGCTATAACACATCTAGCTCAAATTGCTGCAATGGGGCATCATCATTATGTTGTTGAAAAAATAACAAAGAAAGAAAGGAATATTACTTCAGTTAGAATATTATCTGACCTTGAACATATAACTGAAGTTGCAAGAATTATGAGTAGTGATAATATTACTGAAACAAGCCTTAAAATGGCAAAAGAACTTATAGATAAACAACTTTAG
- a CDS encoding SGNH/GDSL hydrolase family protein, whose translation MKYLALGDSYTIGEGVPEDLRFPMQLSDSLRKYGVNVNDPEVIAKTGWTTDELQLAIDATAPPIDYSLVTLLIGVNNQYRNYQIEDYREQFTILLKRSIAYAQGNPKRVIVISIPDWGVTPFAEGRDRALIAREIDEYNKVNKSVSEEYKVRYVDITEISRKYGNDPSMVTTDGLHPSPKLYAIWVSQILESAKKSLK comes from the coding sequence ATGAAATATTTAGCACTAGGAGACTCATACACAATTGGGGAAGGAGTTCCAGAAGATTTAAGATTCCCTATGCAGTTATCAGATTCATTACGAAAGTATGGTGTAAATGTAAATGATCCAGAAGTAATTGCTAAAACTGGTTGGACAACTGATGAATTGCAATTAGCAATTGATGCTACTGCTCCACCTATAGATTATTCATTAGTAACTTTACTAATTGGAGTAAATAATCAATATAGGAATTATCAAATTGAAGATTATAGAGAACAATTTACTATCCTTCTAAAGCGTTCTATTGCATATGCACAAGGTAATCCTAAAAGAGTTATAGTAATTTCAATACCAGATTGGGGAGTTACACCATTTGCTGAAGGACGAGATAGAGCATTAATTGCAAGGGAAATTGATGAATACAATAAGGTTAATAAATCTGTTTCAGAAGAATATAAAGTTAGATATGTAGATATTACAGAAATATCTAGAAAATATGGCAATGACCCATCAATGGTTACAACTGACGGTTTGCATCCTTCGCCAAAACTATATGCAATTTGGGTTAGTCAAATTTTAGAATCAGCAAAAAAATCTTTGAAATAA
- a CDS encoding dihydroorotase, with translation MILFKNIRLISPIQNLDRRTDILIVDGIISKIEDNIIPEVNSESFDGSKWICSVGLYDMHVHLREPGGTHKETIETGCSAASNGGFTGVCCMPNTNPTIDSVEVVHSIQFKSQNLPVDVHCSAAITKNRKGEELSNIGSLYESGVRLFTDDGDCLKSPEVMRRAFEYLSMFEGATLSQHCEENSMTKNSIMNEGFNSTKQGYKGYPSVAEEIIVNRDIQISSFCDNGRYHVQHLSTKGTVDIVRKAKASGVKNVTCEVTPHHFVLTDDAIELYGSNAKMNPPLRLQSDIDEVINGLIDGTIDVIATDHAPHSFQEKEQEINQTPNGIIGLETSLGLTLTYLVNKNHISVNKMIELMSINPRKIMGLKDIKIDVGEVANLSIFDPIENWIVDSKKFKTKSLNTPFNSFALSGKPICIINKSKIVWSEL, from the coding sequence ATGATTCTTTTCAAAAATATAAGATTAATTAGTCCAATTCAAAATTTAGACAGAAGAACTGATATATTAATAGTTGATGGTATTATTTCTAAAATTGAAGATAATATTATACCTGAAGTGAATTCTGAAAGTTTTGACGGTTCAAAATGGATTTGTTCAGTTGGGCTTTACGACATGCATGTGCATCTAAGAGAACCAGGTGGAACACACAAGGAGACAATTGAGACTGGATGTTCAGCTGCATCTAACGGTGGCTTTACTGGTGTTTGTTGTATGCCAAATACTAACCCAACTATTGATTCAGTTGAAGTTGTACATTCTATTCAATTTAAATCTCAGAACTTACCTGTTGATGTACATTGTTCAGCTGCTATTACTAAAAATAGAAAAGGAGAAGAATTATCCAATATTGGTTCTTTGTATGAATCTGGAGTAAGATTGTTTACAGACGATGGTGATTGTCTAAAGTCTCCAGAAGTTATGAGGCGAGCCTTCGAATACTTATCTATGTTTGAAGGAGCAACTTTGAGCCAACATTGCGAAGAAAACAGTATGACGAAAAATTCAATTATGAATGAAGGGTTCAATTCAACTAAACAAGGTTACAAAGGTTACCCATCTGTTGCTGAAGAGATTATTGTAAATAGAGATATTCAAATTTCATCTTTCTGTGATAACGGTAGATATCATGTTCAACATTTAAGTACAAAAGGAACTGTAGATATTGTAAGGAAAGCAAAAGCAAGTGGAGTTAAAAATGTTACTTGTGAAGTTACACCTCATCATTTTGTATTAACTGATGATGCTATTGAGTTGTATGGATCTAATGCTAAAATGAATCCTCCGTTAAGGTTACAATCAGATATTGATGAAGTTATTAATGGTTTAATAGATGGGACTATAGATGTAATTGCTACAGACCATGCACCACATTCTTTTCAAGAAAAGGAGCAAGAAATTAATCAAACACCGAATGGTATTATTGGGCTAGAAACTTCCTTGGGATTAACTCTTACATATCTTGTAAATAAGAATCATATTTCAGTTAATAAAATGATTGAGTTAATGTCTATTAATCCACGAAAAATAATGGGTTTAAAAGATATAAAAATTGATGTTGGTGAGGTAGCTAATTTATCAATTTTTGATCCTATTGAAAATTGGATTGTTGATTCTAAGAAATTTAAAACTAAATCTTTGAACACCCCATTCAATTCATTTGCTCTTAGTGGAAAACCAATTTGTATTATTAATAAAAGTAAAATTGTTTGGTCTGAATTATAA